A genomic region of Campylobacter corcagiensis contains the following coding sequences:
- a CDS encoding carbonic anhydrase, translating into MEKYFKEHEQHFKNIATHQTPHTLFIGCSDSRVVPNLITNTKPGEMFVVRNIANIIPKYRVSDEFLATTSAIEYALYVLGIKDIIICGHSNCGGCAALYYEDFKFEKTPNVKVWLESIKHLKAQADAIDELNTPAKKLWLIERLNIINSVSNLLTYPGIKEGVKLGKIRIYGWHYIIETGSLFSYDMITKEFELLNEESDYEKVYNEIFAN; encoded by the coding sequence GCAACTCATCAGACCCCACATACGCTTTTTATAGGCTGTTCTGACTCAAGAGTTGTTCCAAATTTGATTACAAATACAAAACCTGGTGAGATGTTTGTGGTAAGAAATATAGCAAATATAATTCCAAAATACCGTGTAAGCGATGAGTTTTTAGCAACTACTTCTGCTATTGAGTATGCACTTTATGTGCTTGGTATAAAAGACATAATAATCTGTGGTCATAGTAATTGTGGGGGATGTGCAGCGTTGTATTATGAAGACTTTAAATTTGAAAAAACTCCAAATGTTAAAGTTTGGCTAGAAAGCATTAAACACTTAAAAGCCCAAGCAGATGCGATTGATGAGCTAAATACTCCTGCAAAAAAACTTTGGCTTATAGAAAGGCTTAATATTATAAATTCTGTTAGTAACCTTTTAACATATCCAGGCATAAAAGAGGGTGTTAAGCTAGGAAAAATAAGAATTTATGGCTGGCACTATATCATAGAAACAGGAAGTCTTTTTTCATACGATATGATTACTAAAGAATTTGAATTACTAAACGAGGAGAGCGATTATGAAAAAGTTTATAACGAAATTTTTGCTAATTAG
- the rnc gene encoding ribonuclease III, producing MLKNLNYKFNDEELLELALTHKSAKKGTNNERLEFLGDAVMDLIVAEYLCDKFRSTQEGDLSKLRAALVNETSFAKLAKKLDLGDNIIISAAEENNNGREKNSILSDAFEALMGAIYLEAGLEKVRKIAIDLLESEYKDISLKALAKDYKTTLQEITQAKFGITPEYRLIDSKGPDHKKEFKMGIFLNDKLYGEAVGKSKKDGEQKAAKIAIDLIEKGAK from the coding sequence ATGTTAAAAAATTTAAACTATAAATTTAATGATGAAGAGCTATTAGAACTAGCCTTAACTCATAAAAGTGCAAAAAAAGGCACAAATAATGAAAGGCTTGAGTTTTTAGGAGATGCTGTTATGGATCTAATAGTAGCTGAGTATTTGTGCGATAAATTTCGCTCTACTCAAGAAGGTGATCTCTCAAAGCTTCGTGCGGCTTTAGTAAATGAAACAAGCTTTGCTAAACTTGCTAAAAAGCTGGATTTAGGAGATAATATCATCATCTCAGCTGCTGAAGAAAATAATAATGGAAGAGAAAAAAACTCAATCCTTTCAGATGCTTTTGAGGCATTAATGGGTGCGATTTACCTAGAAGCTGGGCTTGAAAAAGTAAGAAAGATCGCCATAGATCTCTTAGAGAGCGAATACAAAGATATCAGCCTAAAAGCACTTGCTAAGGATTATAAAACCACTCTTCAAGAGATTACTCAGGCTAAATTTGGCATAACGCCTGAGTACCGCCTTATTGACTCAAAAGGGCCAGATCATAAAAAAGAGTTTAAAATGGGTATTTTCTTAAACGATAAGCTCTATGGTGAGGCTGTTGGTAAAAGCAAAAAAGATGGTGAGCAAAAGGCTGCAAAGATTGCTATTGATCTGATAGAAAAAGGGGCAAAATGA
- the rnhA gene encoding ribonuclease HI, with amino-acid sequence MKSICLFSDGSCLGNPGAGGWAYILRYQNHQKEASGGETYTTNNKMELKAVIEGLKAIKEPCKINLYSDSNYVVKGINEWLNGWVMKNFKNVKNQDLWSEYLKYSKDHKITAFWVKGHDGHPENERCDELARAQAERINGC; translated from the coding sequence ATGAAATCAATATGCCTTTTTAGTGATGGTTCGTGCTTAGGAAATCCAGGAGCTGGTGGCTGGGCGTATATTTTACGCTATCAAAATCACCAAAAAGAAGCTAGTGGTGGTGAAACATACACTACAAATAACAAAATGGAACTAAAAGCTGTAATAGAAGGACTTAAAGCGATAAAAGAGCCTTGTAAAATCAATCTCTACTCAGATAGCAACTATGTCGTAAAAGGGATAAATGAGTGGCTCAATGGCTGGGTTATGAAAAATTTTAAAAATGTAAAAAATCAAGATTTATGGAGTGAGTATTTAAAGTATAGCAAAGATCATAAAATCACCGCTTTTTGGGTAAAAGGTCATGATGGCCACCCTGAAAATGAACGCTGTGATGAACTAGCAAGAGCCCAAGCTGAAAGGATAAATGGATGTTAA
- a CDS encoding mechanosensitive ion channel family protein, protein MKKFITKFLLISMLSLLYAGDNATVDLNLNETNKTESNKTSILDLNVSSVLKQEAPKLSEENKTAEKERIVELLTSVNDDGNVSEESKAMAELVAEKAVNSVPKDPTKRSVFDIVMDLKDINIKIELLKNVNKDTNASSSEIEALNSSKTSLLNEIPAAITGQVIDEKTLINYLASKKDIKDRNDKNKNKPKSFDYIESSIDLSKMETAEIFYGVILRLEKLFSDGASEREMKNAIQDPYLKIQLFDLAPLKESVENFKGSEEETKALKDKYDDLVASKKIYEEVLDFLNKKSNLLSTSALFTGLNMKFFIDYINDKSPFNPNKINLGKIIPIIFIMVILFSTRKFLANIIYFVFSFFIRNKEQSESIKTQVIDLIKKPMGILLIAYGVDICTSIFYYPNPVPLIYASIFNIVYIVLYAWLVIEIIDGFGIMIISKLANKGSRKEVLNLVVRLLYIVVVVVAILLILSNLGVNVSAIVASLGIGGIAVALATKDMIANLFASVMVLFDNSFSQGDWIVVGGVEGTVVETGLRKTTIRTFDNALIFVPNSTIIGGNIINWSRRKMGRQIKMYLEIDYASSREQIESAINEIRKMLMEHPGIAKSAQSNYNNSMFKYRQNIVSIDDLAGYKSTLFVCLDSFADSSINIMVYCFTKSVIWGEFLEVKQDVMLRMMDILAKNKLDFAYPSQSLYIKETPKDEDFEVIDAVKAKEIKEEAKNLEKNKNQDENN, encoded by the coding sequence ATGAAAAAGTTTATAACGAAATTTTTGCTAATTAGCATGCTTAGCTTGCTATATGCAGGCGATAATGCAACAGTTGATCTAAATTTAAATGAAACTAACAAAACAGAATCCAATAAAACATCTATTTTGGATTTAAATGTTAGTTCTGTTTTAAAACAAGAGGCTCCAAAGCTAAGCGAAGAGAACAAAACTGCCGAAAAAGAGCGTATAGTTGAGCTTTTAACAAGTGTCAATGATGATGGGAATGTAAGTGAAGAGAGCAAGGCTATGGCCGAACTTGTTGCTGAAAAAGCTGTTAATTCAGTTCCAAAAGATCCAACAAAAAGAAGCGTTTTTGATATAGTAATGGATTTAAAAGATATAAATATAAAAATCGAACTTCTTAAAAATGTAAACAAAGACACAAATGCTTCAAGTTCAGAAATAGAGGCTTTAAATAGCTCAAAAACCTCACTTCTAAATGAGATTCCAGCTGCTATAACAGGGCAAGTTATTGATGAAAAAACGCTTATAAACTATTTGGCTTCAAAAAAAGATATAAAAGATAGGAATGATAAAAATAAGAATAAACCTAAAAGTTTTGATTATATAGAATCAAGTATTGATTTATCTAAAATGGAAACTGCTGAAATTTTTTATGGTGTTATTTTAAGGCTTGAAAAGCTATTTAGTGATGGTGCAAGTGAAAGAGAGATGAAAAATGCCATACAAGATCCATATCTTAAAATTCAACTTTTTGATTTAGCACCTTTAAAAGAGTCAGTTGAGAATTTCAAAGGAAGCGAAGAAGAGACTAAAGCTTTAAAAGATAAGTATGATGATTTGGTAGCTAGTAAAAAGATATATGAAGAGGTTTTGGACTTTTTAAATAAAAAAAGCAACCTTTTAAGTACAAGTGCTCTGTTTACTGGTCTTAATATGAAATTTTTTATTGACTATATAAATGATAAGTCACCATTTAATCCAAATAAGATAAATTTAGGAAAAATCATACCTATTATTTTTATAATGGTTATTCTTTTTTCAACCAGAAAATTTCTAGCAAATATTATATATTTTGTATTTTCATTTTTTATAAGAAATAAAGAACAAAGCGAAAGCATAAAAACACAAGTAATAGATCTTATCAAAAAACCAATGGGAATTTTACTAATTGCATACGGTGTTGATATTTGTACAAGTATATTTTACTACCCAAATCCAGTTCCGCTAATCTATGCTAGTATTTTTAATATAGTTTATATTGTTTTATATGCGTGGCTTGTTATTGAGATAATTGATGGTTTTGGAATAATGATAATAAGCAAACTTGCAAATAAAGGTAGTAGAAAAGAGGTTTTAAATCTTGTAGTAAGGCTTTTATATATAGTTGTTGTAGTTGTGGCTATTTTGTTAATTTTATCAAATTTAGGCGTAAATGTTTCAGCAATTGTAGCCTCTCTTGGAATAGGTGGTATCGCCGTAGCTTTAGCAACAAAAGATATGATAGCAAATCTCTTTGCTTCTGTTATGGTTTTATTTGATAACTCTTTCTCGCAAGGAGATTGGATAGTTGTTGGTGGGGTTGAAGGAACTGTTGTTGAAACAGGACTTAGAAAGACAACTATTAGAACCTTTGATAATGCCTTAATTTTTGTACCAAACTCAACAATTATTGGCGGAAATATCATTAACTGGTCAAGAAGAAAAATGGGAAGACAGATAAAAATGTATCTTGAGATAGATTACGCTTCATCAAGAGAGCAGATAGAAAGTGCTATAAATGAGATAAGAAAAATGCTAATGGAACATCCTGGAATTGCCAAATCAGCACAGTCAAATTACAATAACTCAATGTTTAAGTATAGACAAAACATAGTATCTATTGATGATTTGGCAGGATATAAAAGCACTCTTTTTGTATGCCTTGATTCATTTGCAGACTCTTCAATCAACATAATGGTGTATTGTTTTACAAAAAGTGTTATATGGGGTGAATTTTTAGAAGTTAAGCAAGATGTTATGTTAAGGATGATGGATATTTTGGCTAAAAACAAACTTGATTTTGCATATCCCAGTCAAAGCCTCTACATAAAAGAGACTCCAAAAGATGAAGATTTTGAAGTAATTGATGCTGTAAAAGCTAAAGAGATAAAAGAAGAGGCTAAAAATCTTGAAAAAAATAAAAATCAAGATGAAAATAATTGA
- the aroC gene encoding chorismate synthase, with translation MNTFGVRLRLTTYGESHGIAIGGVIDGLPSGVKIDLEFLQNELDRRKPGGKFATARKESDKVKILSGVFEGVSTGMPIGILIENEDQKSKDYSSVKDLFRPGHADFTYYHKYGIRDYRGGGRSSARESAIRVAGGALAQMMLDEFEIKVESGILGVGKAQTSDMDFNYAKTSEIYALGNEEEMKAEILKAKKSHDSVGGVVITKISNCPVGLGEVLYDKIDARLAGAMMGINAVKAVEIGAGTKVSQIYGSLNNDAINKNGFLSNNAGGILGGITNSDDIIIKTHFKPTPSIFISQDTININGDEVKCELKGRHDPCVAVRGSVVATAMARLVVADMLLLNASANLNSLKKIYSK, from the coding sequence ATGAACACTTTTGGAGTAAGACTAAGACTTACAACTTATGGCGAAAGCCATGGCATAGCAATCGGTGGCGTAATTGATGGGCTTCCAAGTGGTGTGAAAATAGACCTTGAGTTTTTACAAAATGAACTAGACAGGAGAAAACCAGGTGGCAAATTCGCAACTGCTAGAAAAGAAAGTGATAAAGTCAAAATTTTAAGTGGTGTTTTTGAAGGAGTAAGCACAGGAATGCCAATAGGAATTTTAATAGAAAATGAAGATCAAAAAAGCAAAGATTATAGCAGTGTAAAAGATCTATTTCGCCCAGGTCATGCTGACTTTACATACTACCACAAATACGGCATTAGAGATTACAGAGGCGGTGGTAGAAGTAGTGCTAGAGAAAGTGCTATTCGAGTAGCAGGTGGGGCGTTAGCTCAGATGATGCTAGATGAGTTTGAAATAAAAGTTGAGAGTGGAATTTTAGGTGTTGGCAAAGCACAAACTAGCGATATGGATTTTAACTACGCTAAAACAAGTGAAATTTATGCACTTGGAAACGAAGAAGAGATGAAAGCTGAAATTTTAAAAGCTAAAAAATCTCACGATAGCGTTGGCGGCGTGGTAATAACTAAAATTTCAAACTGTCCAGTTGGACTTGGAGAGGTTTTGTATGATAAGATTGATGCTAGATTAGCTGGTGCTATGATGGGGATAAACGCTGTAAAAGCTGTAGAAATTGGTGCTGGAACAAAGGTTAGTCAAATTTATGGTAGCTTAAATAATGATGCTATAAACAAAAATGGATTTTTATCAAACAATGCTGGTGGCATACTTGGTGGTATAACAAATTCAGATGATATCATCATAAAAACACACTTTAAGCCAACTCCGTCAATTTTCATATCTCAAGACACAATCAACATAAATGGCGATGAGGTAAAGTGCGAGCTAAAAGGTCGTCACGATCCTTGCGTCGCTGTTCGTGGAAGCGTTGTAGCAACTGCTATGGCAAGGCTTGTTGTGGCTGATATGTTACTTTTAAATGCAAGTGCGAATTTGAACAGTTTAAAAAAGATATATTCTAAATAA
- a CDS encoding highly acidic protein: MAYDDFDDEFEDFEDEDFEEFEDDEYDEYSYDDDDYSFDDEE; encoded by the coding sequence ATGGCTTACGATGATTTTGATGATGAGTTCGAAGACTTTGAAGATGAAGACTTCGAAGAGTTTGAAGATGACGAGTATGATGAGTATAGTTATGACGATGATGACTATAGCTTTGATGATGAAGAGTAG
- a CDS encoding superoxide dismutase, translated as MLKLRELPFDPKSNAVVSEETCEYHHGKHHKTYVDNFNKQVETSEFKDACFYEILKNAKGGLYNNAAQVYNHDFYWDCIAKKSDICSELKKELESSFKNFKDEFISSATGNFGSGWTWLAYDPNSKKLEIINTSNAHTPVTDGKIPLLVVDVWEHAYYIDARNARASYLEKFYDNINWEFVSKAYEWALKEGVDSIKFYIKDVHPELAGSSCGCSK; from the coding sequence ATGTTAAAACTAAGAGAACTTCCATTTGATCCAAAGTCAAATGCTGTAGTAAGTGAAGAAACCTGTGAGTATCACCACGGTAAACACCATAAAACTTATGTTGATAACTTTAACAAACAAGTTGAAACAAGTGAGTTTAAAGATGCTTGTTTTTATGAAATTCTTAAAAACGCAAAAGGTGGCTTGTACAACAACGCAGCCCAAGTTTATAATCATGACTTCTACTGGGATTGTATAGCAAAGAAAAGCGATATTTGTTCTGAACTTAAAAAAGAACTAGAGTCTAGTTTTAAAAATTTTAAAGATGAGTTTATCTCTTCGGCAACTGGAAATTTTGGTTCAGGATGGACATGGTTAGCTTATGATCCAAATTCTAAAAAACTAGAGATAATCAATACTTCAAACGCTCACACACCTGTAACAGATGGCAAAATTCCACTTCTTGTAGTTGACGTTTGGGAGCACGCTTATTATATAGATGCAAGAAATGCAAGAGCTTCATATCTAGAGAAATTTTATGATAATATCAACTGGGAATTTGTATCAAAAGCTTATGAATGGGCACTAAAAGAAGGAGTTGATTCTATCAAATTTTATATAAAAGATGTTCATCCAGAACTTGCTGGTTCAAGTTGCGGTTGTTCGAAGTAA